TGCAAACGCAGAGATATATAATTTCAGACAGCTTAAGAGCTGTATAAAAGATAATTTTAAGACAAATTCTGACTGTGAAGTTATTATAAATGTTATTCAAGAATTTTATAATGGATCACTTATAGATGCTGTAAAAAAATCTCTTAACAAGTTAGATGGCGATTATGCATTTGCAATATACGATGGAAAAGACTGTGTGGTTGTAAGGGATCCATTGGGTGTAAAACCCTTGTATTATGGTGAAAATGATTTAAATGAATTTGCTTTTGCATCTGAGAGGAAGGCACTTTGGAAGATTGGAATAGAAAATGTACATACTCTAGCTCCCGATCATATACTTTTTAATGGTGTAATGTTGAAACTTGAAGATAGAGATAATTCTAACTGGAAATTGAATAATATATTCTCTTTTAATGATTTTAATGGCGGTAAAATAAATTCTAATATTGAAGATCAAAATTTTATTGAAATTCATAATCAAAACCATGATAAAATTCAAATCAAAAATCAGTTAAAAGAACTATTAGTCAATTCTGTTGAAAAAAGGATTAAAGGACTTTCCAGAGTGGGTATAGTCTTTTCTGGTGGTGTTGACAGTACAGTTATAGCTAGAATATCTCAAGATCTTGGAGTTGATACAACACTGTACACTGCAGGCCATGAGAACTCTAGCGATATGAAATTTGCTAAAAAAACTGCAGAAGATATGGGTTTACCCCTAAAAACAAAGATATTAGATGTTGAAGATATTAAATATTACACAGGTCTTGTATTAAATGCAATTGAAGAATATAACATCATGAAATTAGGAGTGGGAATGCCCGCTTACCTTGCATCTGAAATGGCCCATGATGATGGTGTCAAAGTAATGATGTCTGGTCAAGGTGCTGATGAAATCTTTGCTGGTTACCATCGATATACACAGTTTTATAGTGATAAAGGTGAAAAAACCCAAGAAGATCTTGAAGAAGATATTTTGAATCTTTATCATGTCAACCTGCAGAGGGACGATGCAGTTACAATGGCAAATAGTGTAGAGCTTAGAGTACCCTATCTAGACCTTGAACTTGTTAAAATGATAATGAAAGTGCCTATGAATTATAAACTTGATGGTAAAGTAGATGGGCTGCGTAAATGCATCCTCCGAGAGATTGCCGCGGATATTGGTGTTCCATATG
This sequence is a window from Methanobacterium sp. SMA-27. Protein-coding genes within it:
- the asnB gene encoding asparagine synthase (glutamine-hydrolyzing), producing MCGIVGIKALDHKQDVGSDLINMLNTIKHRGPDGSGVFIGGKTVHGPLENLKTPEGSFGLGHNLLSIVGTEVTQPIEKHGFILVANAEIYNFRQLKSCIKDNFKTNSDCEVIINVIQEFYNGSLIDAVKKSLNKLDGDYAFAIYDGKDCVVVRDPLGVKPLYYGENDLNEFAFASERKALWKIGIENVHTLAPDHILFNGVMLKLEDRDNSNWKLNNIFSFNDFNGGKINSNIEDQNFIEIHNQNHDKIQIKNQLKELLVNSVEKRIKGLSRVGIVFSGGVDSTVIARISQDLGVDTTLYTAGHENSSDMKFAKKTAEDMGLPLKTKILDVEDIKYYTGLVLNAIEEYNIMKLGVGMPAYLASEMAHDDGVKVMMSGQGADEIFAGYHRYTQFYSDKGEKTQEDLEEDILNLYHVNLQRDDAVTMANSVELRVPYLDLELVKMIMKVPMNYKLDGKVDGLRKCILREIAADIGVPYEIVRRPKKAAQYGSGIHKILVKKVLKDENYKNILEVLKN